A genome region from Roseovarius sp. THAF27 includes the following:
- a CDS encoding DUF6010 family protein, giving the protein MSNDRSQVGWITTDTLGPSAIGSGLFLVFAPVHLWVPEQVSVAIAALTLAVIGGAYIGFGASSGLARLFWLEFGAAAFYAFVALVGLLWSPLALPLGLAAHAAWDLLHRIGAFGAPVPKWYIPYCVVFDLLTAGFLLILYLP; this is encoded by the coding sequence ATGTCGAACGATAGAAGCCAAGTCGGCTGGATCACTACAGATACGCTGGGTCCAAGTGCCATCGGTTCGGGGCTGTTCCTCGTATTTGCGCCCGTTCACCTTTGGGTGCCCGAACAGGTCTCGGTCGCAATCGCGGCCCTGACACTGGCCGTGATAGGGGGCGCCTATATCGGTTTCGGCGCCTCCTCTGGCTTGGCCCGGCTGTTCTGGTTGGAATTCGGGGCCGCTGCCTTCTACGCGTTTGTGGCGCTTGTTGGTCTGCTCTGGTCGCCGCTCGCGTTGCCGCTGGGACTGGCGGCGCATGCGGCCTGGGACCTGCTGCACCGTATTGGCGCCTTCGGTGCACCGGTGCCGAAATGGTACATTCCCTACTGCGTGGTCTTCGATCTGCTGACCGCCGGTTTTCTCCTCATCCTTTATCTACCGTGA